A window from Hemicordylus capensis ecotype Gifberg chromosome 2, rHemCap1.1.pri, whole genome shotgun sequence encodes these proteins:
- the FEM1A gene encoding protein fem-1 homolog A yields the protein MDLRMAVYNAAREGKLKLLQKLLGSRSREELEELTAGPGGGEGAGGTPLLIASRHGHREVVEYLLDHCGARVDVGGSVNFDGETIEGAPPLWAASAAGHLEVVRSLLERGASVNQTTLTNSTPLRAACFDGHLEIVRYLVGERGADLEVANRHGHTCLMISCYKGHSEIARYLLERGADVNRRSVKGNTALHDCAESGSLEILRLLLGSKARMEKDGYGMTPLLAASVTGHTNIVEYLIEGAVEEPAAGHEEEGEESEAGCNGVGCEEDHDSCSAPCDDLRQVYCTREAAVEALELLGATFVDKKRDLLGALKHWRRAMDLRHKGGHYLTKPQPRQLVLAYDYSREVSTMEELESLVTDPDEMRMQALLIRERILGPSHPDTSYYIRYRGAVYADSGNFERCINLWKYALEMQQGNLEPLSPMTASSFLSFAELFSYVLQDRSKGSIATQLGFSDLMGVLSKGVREVERALLHRKDPVADYAQFTKALAIILHLVFLLEKVECTPDQEHQKRQTIYRLLKCNPRGKNGFTPLHMAVDKDTTAVGRYPVGKFPSLHVVNLLLECGADPDGRDYDNNTPLHVAARNNCPLIMSTLMEAGAHMDATNAFKQTAYELLDEKLLTKAMMQPFNYITLQCLAARALDKHKIPYKGFIPEELEAFIELH from the coding sequence ATGGATCTCCGCATGGCGGTCTACAACGCAGCCCGAGAAGGGAAGCTGAAACTCCTCCAGAAGCTACTGGGAAGCCGGAGCCGTGAGGAGTTGGAAGAGCTGACGGCGGGCCCCGGTGGGGGAGAAGGCGCAGGGGGCACCCCCTTGCTGATCGCCTCCCGCCATGGGCACCGGGAAGTGGTGGAGTACCTGCTGGATCACTGCGGCGCCCGAGTGGACGTGGGCGGCTCGGTCAACTTTGACGGTGAGACCATCGAGGGCGCCCCGCCACTGTGGGCGGCCTCCGCCGCCGGGCACTTGGAGGTGGTCCGTAGCCTTCTGGAACGGGGGGCTTCGGTGAACCAGACCACGCTGACTAATTCCACCCCGCTGCGGGCTGCCTGCTTCGACGGGCACCTGGAGATCGTGCGCTACTTGGTTGGGGAGCGGGGCGCCGACCTGGAGGTGGCCAACCGCCATGGCCACACCTGCCTGATGATTTCTTGCTACAAAGGGCACTCCGAGATTGCCCGCTACCTTCTGGAGAGAGGGGCCGACGTCAACCGCCGCAGTGTCAAAGGCAACACCGCCCTGCACGACTGCGCCGAATCCGGCAGCCTGGAGATCCTGCGCTTGTTGCTTGGCTCCAAAGCACGCATGGAGAAGGACGGCTACGGAATGACACCGCTGCTGGCTGCTAGTGTTACTGGCCACACCAATATTGTGGAATACCTCATAGAGGGAGCCGTGGAGGAGCCGGCGGCGGGGCACgaggaagagggggaagagagCGAGGCTGGTTGCAATGGGGTGGGGTGCGAGGAAGACCACGACAGTTGCTCTGCCCCGTGTGACGACCTGCGCCAAGTATATTGCACTCGGGAAGCTGCGGTGGAAGCACTGGAGCTCCTGGGAGCCACTTTTGTGGACAAGAAGCGTGACTTGCTGGGGGCTCTCAAGCACTGGCGGAGGGCTATGGACCTCCGGCACAAAGGCGGACATTACCTCACCAAACCGCAGCCTCGGCAGCTGGTCTTGGCTTACGACTATTCCCGGGAGGTGAGCACGATGGAGGAGCTGGAATCCCTGGTGACGGATCCGGATGAGATGCGGATGCAAGCCCTTTTGATCCGGGAGCGTATCCTCGGCCCGTCTCATCCAGACACCTCGTATTACATTCGCTACCGGGGGGCCGTCTATGCCGATTCGGGCAATTTTGAGCGCTGCATTAATCTGTGGAAATACGCCTTGGAAATGCAGCAAGGCAACTTGGAGCCGTTGAGCCCGATGACGGCCAGCAGCTTCCTCTCCTTTGCGGAGCTTTTCTCGTACGTGCTCCAGGATCGGTCAAAGGGCAGCATCGCAACCCAGCTGGGTTTCTCTGACCTCATGGGGGTTCTGAGCAAAGGGGTCCGTGAGGTCGAAAGGGCCTTGCTGCATCGCAAGGACCCTGTGGCAGACTATGCTCAGTTCACCAAGGCCCTGGCCATCATCCTGCACTTGGTCTTCCTGCTGGAGAAAGTGGAGTGCACCCCAGACCAAGAGCACCAGAAGCGCCAGACCATCTACCGCCTCCTGAAGTGCAACCCGCGGGGCAAGAATGGCTTCACTCCTTTGCACATGGCGGTGGACAAGGACACCACGGCCGTCGGCCGCTACCCCGTGGGCAAGTTCCCCTCGCTCCACGTGGTCAACCTCCTGCTGGAGTGCGGGGCTGACCCCGACGGCCGCGACTACGACAACAACACCCCGCTGCACGTGGCGGCCCGGAACAACTGCCCCCTCATCATGAGCACCCTCATGGAGGCCGGAGCCCATATGGACGCCACCAACGCCTTCAAGCAGACGGCGTACGAGCTCTTGGATGAGAAGCTCCTCACCAAGGCCATGATGCAGCCCTTCAACTACATCACCTTACAGTGCCTTGCTGCTCGGGCCCTGGACAAACACAAGATCCCTTACAAGGGTTTCATCCCGGAAGAGCTCGAAGCATTCATTGAACTTCATTAG
- the TICAM1 gene encoding TIR domain-containing adapter molecule 1 produces the protein MEESSQAQPSIEGIFRILATIPDEGLVNYKHRLKCSRQDRRSCQLLQAMILLTLKREAEARNHLDALREDVTAAHLCRSRWGNARARNSDPMSPKEEAEVALAMAQMYSLLADEKLCGSLAREEAYRAAIEALQSSNGTQKTKLASLLAEARDKCGLNFTPRAAGNNFGALRSDAGKFPAPASSAPLPIKNPSEPHSLHSISPSGSFASRLEISQSPTVPFLTRSIHRRGIPGSSKQCGMASSQLTPQGEAGGSLESPAESQPESPVDSSMQDKLESKGDGRLQGHDTPGWVVSPNLEESVQHSLECTEPPTTVAEEPQDPKGGMPQNPPTSPIPQTSSAAGECSQKPIGKSNSPAQTTELGPPSPSNSIPAPLSTDSSTLKPQYDEREFFTFVVLHAGEDETLACQVKDRLESLGVSNGATLSEHFLVPGHSQLSCFQNALDNSAFTLLLLTQNFNSRLCRYQVDVALMDSLTRSVKSDSVIPFVPKESPIKKKEMPILLNGLVPLDENSPVFIKRVKNTFTPTVLKQKRVQWSYMREIQERERLLLQQEQHRTYQQMIQHLSTLRLPPQMPFPAPQAHFSGFHHAPAGGIPQPFLPPSFPAPGMPQPGPAQPSLPFAVPLGPPSLMPGAAQPHLIIQNAQMIQIGDYNQMHVERTQAALGMAGEEVGENL, from the coding sequence ATGGAGGAGAGCTCTCAAGCTCAGCCGAGCATCGAGGGGATCTTCCGGATCCTAGCCACGATCCCAGACGAGGGGCTGGTCAACTACAAACACAGACTCAAGTGCAGCCGGCAAGACAGGAGAAGCTGCCAGCTCCTGCAAGCCATGATCCTGCTGACTTTGAAGCGGGAAGCAGAGGCCAGGAATCACTTGGATGCTTTGCGGGAGGACGTCACAGCAGCCCACCTCTGCAGAAGTCGCTGGGGCAATGCTAGGGCAAGGAACAGTGATCCAATGTCCCCGAAAGAGGAGGCAGAAGTGGCACTAGCCATGGCTCAGATGTACTCACTTTTGGCTGACGAAAAACTGTGCGGTTCCCTGGCCAGGGAGGAGGCCTACCGAGCGGCTATTGAAGCTCTTCAATCCAGCAACGGGACCCAGAAGACCAAACTGGCGAGCCTCTTGGCGGAAGCTCGGGATAAGTGTGGGCTGAATTTCACTCCTAGAGCGGCCGGCAACAATTTCGGGGCTCTAAGATCCGATGCAGGGAAATTCCCAGCCCCGGCTTCAAGTGCCCCTCTGCCAATTAAGAACCCATCAGAGCCTCACTCCCTGCATAGCATCAGCCCTTCTGGCTCCTTTGCCAGCCGCCTGGAGATCAGCCAGTCCCCAACGGTGCCGTTTCTCACCCGTTCTATTCACCGGCGTGGGATCCCCGGGTCAAGCAAGCAGTGTGGAATGGCCTCCAGCCAGTTGACACCGCAGGGCGAAGCGGGAGGCAGCCTTGAGTCGCCCGCGGAGTCCCAGCCCGAGAGCCCAGTGGACTCCTCTATGCAAGACAAGCTGGAAAGCAAAGGAGATGGCCGTCTCCAAGGCCACGACACTCCCGGCTGGGTGGTTTCGCCTAACCTGGAGGAGTCCGTGCAGCACTCTTTGGAATGTACTGAACCCCCCACCACAGTGGCAGAAGAACCACAGGATCCTAAAGGAGGAATGCCCCAAAATCCGCCAACCTCACCCATTCCACAAACGAGCTCAGCTGCTGGAGAGTGCAGCCAAAAACCCATCGGAAAATCCAATTCCCCAGCACAGACCACTGAACTGGGACCTCCTTCGCCTTCAaactccatccctgctcctctttCAACAGACTCTTCCACCCTAAAGCCTCAGTATGACGAGAGAGAGTTCTTCACTTTCGTAGTCCTCCATGCTGGCGAAGACGAGACCCTTGCTTGCCAAGTGAAGGATCGGCTAGAAAGCTTGGGCGTCTCCAACGGGGCCACGCTGAGCGAACATTTCCTGGTTCCCGGACACTCCCAGCTCTCTTGCTTCCAGAATGCCTTGGACAACTCAGCTTTCACTCTTCTGCTCCTGACACAGAACTTCAATAGCCGGCTCTGCAGGTACCAGGTGGACGTTGCTTTGATGGACTCCCTCACACGCTCCGTCAAGTCCGATTCGGTGATTCCTTTTGTGCCCAAAGAGAGCCCCATCAAGAAAAAAGAGATGCCCATCCTGCTGAACGGGCTCGTGCCCCTAGACGAGAACTCGCCCGTTTTCATCAAGAGGGTAAAGAACACTTTCACGCCAACGGTGCTTAAACAGAAGAGGGTCCAGTGGAGCTACATGCGGGAgatccaggagagagagaggttgttGCTCCAGCAGGAGCAACATCGGACTTATCAGCAGATGATACAGCATCTGTCCACACTCCGCCTCCCACCTCAAATGCCTTTTCCAGCACCGCAGGCCCACTTCTCCGGATTTCACCACGCCCCAGCTGGAGGCATTCCACAACCGTTTCTTCCTCCCAGCTTTCCTGCACCCGGAATGCCACAGCCTGGGCCTGCCCAACCCTCTCTGCCATTTGCGGTCCCCTTAGGCCCTCCCAGCCTCATGCCGGGGGCAGCTCAGCCCCACCTCATCATTCAAAACGCCCAAATGATTCAGATCGGAGACTACAACCAAATGCACGTAGAGAGGACCCAGGCAGCACTCGGCATGGCCGGTGAAGAGGTTGGCGAGAACTTGTGA